A portion of the Vicia villosa cultivar HV-30 ecotype Madison, WI unplaced genomic scaffold, Vvil1.0 ctg.000141F_1_1_1, whole genome shotgun sequence genome contains these proteins:
- the LOC131624588 gene encoding uncharacterized protein LOC131624588 produces the protein MKGESDERRSERKVDESSEEEGQFVRYREEKEEGRKRGGRRGSDEEDRHRRREKDRGEDLDLEHEDDRKRIRDRDRVKRHREGDKEKEKDSRRRHKEDSDDGKRIRDRERRHRVDRDNDNEKERGRGRRSRYEEDSDEEHDRKRNSDRERRHRVDRDNDNEKERDRRGDDDRRRNGERSHRVEKNGDNEREESRKKEEERAVIPELNGDSSKLGKSGGVYIPPFKLARMMKEVDDKSSPEYQRLTWDALRKSINGLVNKVNAANIKNIIPELFAENLIRGRGLFCRSCMKSQMASPGFTDVFSALVAVVNTKFPEVGDLLLRRIVLQLKRAYKRNDKPQLLAAVKFVAHLVNQQVAHEIIALELLTVLLEKPTDDSVEVAVGFVTECGSILQDLSPRGLHGIFERFRGILHEGEIDKRVQFLIEGLFAIRRAKFQGYPAVRPELDLVEQEDQLTHEVSLDEEIDPETSLDIFRADPNYMENEKRYEELKKSLLGEEEESEGDDEGSDAESDEDDESDEENEESMQITDETETNLVNLRRTIYLTIMSSVDFEEAGHKLLKIHLEPGQEMELCTMLLECCSQERTYLRYYGLLGQRFCMINKVHQENFETCFVKQYSMIHRLETNKLRNVAKFFAHLLGTFALPWHVLSYIRLTEEDTTSSSRIFIKILFQELSEHLGIRLLNERLNDPTMQDSFESIFPKDNPKNTRFCINFFTSIGLGGLTENLREYLKNMPRLIMQQQKQVPDSDSDNESASSGSSDSGSSSESESDSASSDESDRKRSKRRRK, from the exons ATGAAGGGTGAAAGCGACGAACGAAGGAGTGAACGTAAGGTAGACGAGTCGTCAGAGGAAGAGGGGCAGTTTGTCAGATATcgggaagagaaagaagaaggcAGAAAACGTGGTGGCCGCCGTGGAAGTGACGAGGAAGATCGGCATCGCCGCAGAGAGAAAGATCGTGGTGAAGATTTAGATTTAGAGCACGAAGATGACAGGAAGAGGATTAGGGATAGGGATAGGGTTAAGAGACATAGAGAGGGTGACAAGGAGAAAGAGAAGGATAGCCGTCGTAGGCACAAGGAGGATTCAGATGATGGGAAGAGAATTAGGGATAGGGAAAGGAGGCATAGAGTTGATAGAGATAATGATAATGAAAAGGAGAGGGGGAGAGGTCGTCGGAGTCGTTATGAGGAAGATTCAGATGAGGAGCATGATAGGAAGCGGAATTCGGATAGGGAAAGGAGGCATAGGGTTGATAGAGATAATGATAATGAAAAGGAGAGGGATCGGCGCGGTGACGATGATAGAAGGAGGAACGGGGAGAGGAGTCATCGAGTTGAAAAGAATGGTGACAATGAGAGAGAAGAGAGTAGGAAGAAAGAGGAAGAACGTGCGGTGATACCGGAACTCAATGGTGATTCATCTAAGTTGGGGAAAAGTGGCGGTGTTTACATTCCACCTTTTAAGTTAGCAAGGATGATGAAAGAAGTTGATGATAAAAGTAGTCCGGAGTATCAACGGCTGACTTGGGATGCTCTGAGGAAGAGTATAAATGGATTGGTAAACAAGGTCAATGCTGCCAACATTAAGAATATAATTCCGGAATTGTTTGCTGAGAACTTGATTCGCGGAAGAGGGCTTTTCTGTAGGTCCTGTATGAAGTCTCAGATGGCATCTCCTGGGTTTACCGATGTATTTTCCGCATTGGTTGCTGTTGTCAACACGAAATTTCCTGAAGTGGGGGATCTTTTGCTCAGAAGGATTGTTCTGCAGCTAAAAAGAGCGTATAAGCGGAATGACAAG CCTCAATTGCTTGCTGCTGTTAAGTTTGTAGCACATCTGGTGAATCAGCAGGTGGCTCATGAAATCATTGCGTTAGAGCTACTCACGGTTTTGCTCGAGAAGCCAACCGATGATAGTGTTGAAGTAGCTGTTGGTTTTGTCACAGAATGTGGTTCAATACTGCAGGATCTCTCACCTAGAGGACTTCATG GCATCTTTGAGCGTTTCCGTGGAATTCTTCATGAAGGAGAAATTGACAAACGTGTTCAATTTCTAATTGAAGGCTTATTTGCAATAAGAAGGGCAAAGTTTCAG GGTTATCCAGCTGTTCGGCCTGAATTAGACCTcgtggagcaggaagatcagttAACTCATGAAGTTTCCTTGGATGAGGAAATAGATCCCGAGACTTCCCTCG ATATATTCAGAGCTGACCCCAATTATATGGAGAATGAAAAACGTTATGAAGAGTTGAAGAAATCCCTGCTAGGTGAGGAAGAGGAATCAGAGGGAGATGATGAAGGCTCTGATGCCGAatcagatgaagatgatgaatctgATGAAGAGAATGAGGAAAGCATGCAGATAACAGATGAAACAGAAACCAATCTTGTTAATTTGCGGAGAACTATCTATCTAACAATCATGTCTAGTGTAGATTTTGAGGAAGCTGGTCATAAGCTTCTCAAAATTCACCTCGAGCCAGGTCAAGAG ATGGAATTGTGCACTATGCTTTTGGAATGTTGCAGCCAAGAAAGAACTTACCTCCGATATTACGGTCTTCTGGGCCAGCGGTTCTGCATGATTAACAAAGTACATCAAGAAAATTTTGAGACATGCTTTGTGAAACAATATTCCATGATCCATCgacttgaaacaaacaaattgCGAAATGTGGCAAAATTTTTTGCTCATTTGCTTGGGACATTTGCTCTGCCTTGGCACGTCTTATCATACATTCGCTTGACTGAAGAGGACACGACTTCTTCTTCGCGTATATTTATTAAGATTCTATTCCAG GAATTGTCAGAGCATCTTGGCATCCGGCTGTTAAATGAGCGGTTAAATGATCCTACAATGCAGGACTCTTTTGAATCCATATTTCCTAAAGATAATCCTAAAAACACACGATTCTGCATTAACTTCTTCACATCCATTGGACTTGGTGGTCTTACTGAGAATCTACgtgaatatttgaaaaatatgcCACGTCTGATCATGCAACAACAGAAGCAAGTTCCGGATTCAGATTCAGATAATGAATCTGCAAGCTCCGGTTCATCAGATTCGGGATCCAGTTCCGAGTCAGAGTCTGACTCAGCAAGTTCTGATGAAAGTGATAGAAAAAGAAGTAAACGTAGAAGAAAGTAA